DNA from Microbacterium sp. SORGH_AS_0969:
CTTCGCCCTGCCGCACCCCGACGGCACCGCCCAGCGTTCGGCGGAGTTCCTCGCGTGGGGCTGGCGCGTGCCGTTCCTGTTCTCGGCCGTCATGGTGATCGTCGGCCTCTGGGTGCGACTCAAGCTCGTCGAGAGCGAGTCGTTCGCCAAGGCCGAGAAGACCGGCGTGATCAAGAAGTTCCCGCTCGGCGAGGCCATCCGCCGCAACTGGGTGCAGCTGATCCTCGGCACGTTCATCATGCTGGCGACCTACGTGCTCTTCTATCTCATGACGAGCTTCACGCTCTCGTACGGCACCAAGCCCACGGAGGCCGGCGCCGCCGCGGCCGCGGAGAAGGCAGGAACGCCCTTCGATCCGGCCACGTACGTCCCCGGACTGGGCTTCGGCTACACCGACTTCGTCATCATGCAGATCATCGGCGTCGTCTTCTTCGGCATCTTCACGATGCTGTCGGGACCGGTGGCCGATCGTCTGGGGCGCAAGCGTCTGCTGATCGGGGTGACGATCGCGATCATCGTGTTCGGTCTGACGTTCTCGTTCTTCCTCACGCCGCAGACCGACGCGGGCTCCACGCGCCTCCTCGTCCAGGCCTTCCTCATCATCGGCTTCCTGCTGATGGGGACGACGTTCGGCCCGATGGGCGCGGTGCTGCCCGAGCTGTTCCCGACGAACGTCCGCTACACCGGCTCGGCGATCTCGTACAACGTGTCGTCGATCCTGGGAGCGGCCCTCGCGCCGATCGTCGCGGTGGCGCTCTGGGCGGCCGGCGACGGCAACCCGTGGCTCGTGGGC
Protein-coding regions in this window:
- a CDS encoding MFS transporter, translating into MTSSSPTVPASSAPANPRSRVITASLIGTTIEFYDFYAYATAAVLVFPVLFFPTGNDTTSLLLSFSVFGAAMVARPLGAIVFGHFGDRFGRKATLVASLLTMGVATFLIGCLPTFNEIGVWAAILLLIMRLAQGFALGGEWSGAALVATENAPKGKRAWYGTFPQLGAPIGFIIANGIFLIINFALPHPDGTAQRSAEFLAWGWRVPFLFSAVMVIVGLWVRLKLVESESFAKAEKTGVIKKFPLGEAIRRNWVQLILGTFIMLATYVLFYLMTSFTLSYGTKPTEAGAAAAAEKAGTPFDPATYVPGLGFGYTDFVIMQIIGVVFFGIFTMLSGPVADRLGRKRLLIGVTIAIIVFGLTFSFFLTPQTDAGSTRLLVQAFLIIGFLLMGTTFGPMGAVLPELFPTNVRYTGSAISYNVSSILGAALAPIVAVALWAAGDGNPWLVGVYLSAMGVLTLIAVVLSPETKDVDYDENIAAGATAP